A genomic window from Silene latifolia isolate original U9 population chromosome Y, ASM4854445v1, whole genome shotgun sequence includes:
- the LOC141631342 gene encoding uncharacterized protein LOC141631342 gives MLLKQYDLVFVPQKAVKGQAIADFFVDHPVPAEWKISDDLPGEEIFYVDILPSWQMYFDGAARQDGAGAGVVFVTLQNHLMPYAFTLTQLCTNNMAEYQALILGLQMAIEIGVRDMDIYGDSKLVVNQVLGEYEVKKEDLIPYHQRALQLLNQLDDIYVGHVPRSANKLADALANLAATLALGAEESMQVPI, from the coding sequence ATGTTGCTTAAGCAGTATGACTTGGTGTTCGTGCCTCAAAAGGCTGTGAAAGGTCAAGCTATCGCCGACTTCTTTGTTGATCATCCAGTGCCAGCAGAGTGGAAAATTTCAGATGACCTCCCAGGAGAAGAAATTTTCTACGTGGACATTCTGCCTTCATGGCAGATGTACTTTGATGGTGCTGCAAGGCAAGATGGAGCTGGAGCTGGAGTTGTGTTTGTAACTCTACAAAATCATCTCATGCCATATGCCTTTACACTTACTCAGTTGTGCACAAATAATATGGCAGAATACCAAGCTCTTATACTCGGCCTTCAAATGGCGATTGAAATAGGCGTCAGGGATATGGACATCTATGGAGACTCAAAGTTAGTGGTCAACCAAGTCCTTGGTGAATATGAAGTGaaaaaggaagacttgattccCTACCATCAACGGGCATTACAACTGCTGAATCAACTTGACGACATCTATGTTGGTCATGTACcaaggagtgccaataagttggctGACGCGCTTGCTAATCTTGCAGCCACTTTGGCACTGGGGGCAGAAGAGTCTATGCAAGTCCCGATCTGA